One genomic segment of Helianthus annuus cultivar XRQ/B chromosome 14, HanXRQr2.0-SUNRISE, whole genome shotgun sequence includes these proteins:
- the LOC110906506 gene encoding glutamic acid-rich protein-like: protein MPSNLGPGPTSLEDVGFFGDERVDGLIKRVTVLEKAKGEMEGKLKASEADLKETKENLKQVEAENVVLKNEVIAMQDQIEDVKAGNNALNEAIDELLVENYDLNEENMTISNANEILQKEIEDLKVKDENKSKQIEMLYAVIEDRLGINVRAAFDDIEIRRAEAQRMEKEQKDAEEAAAALKDKGKGVVVDNEEILGSSSQQEQQQPNVEVNVAEVEVNVENALVPALLFTLVGEPKLVYYSREDSARRIEVERRRLKAKEAKKAQAIEVVDEEEDDEDEEDDDFKDIDDFHESDDDKGDDDDQGGNGGALIVRPPGADNVDDYLNDEHNEEKEDA, encoded by the coding sequence ATGCCTTCTAATCTTGGCCCAGGTCCAACAAGTTTGGAAGATGTTGGATTCTTTGGTGATGAAAGAGTTGATGGTTTAATCAAAAGAGTTACTGTGTTGGAGAAAGCAAAAGGTGAAATGGAAGGAAAGTTGAAAGCTTCTGAAGCAGATCTGAAAGAAACTAAAGAAAATTTGAAGCAGGTTGAAGCAGAAAACGTTGTCCTCAAGAATGAAGTGATAGCTATGCAAGATCAGATTGAAGATGTCAAAGCTGGTAACAATGCATTGAATGAAGCAATCGATGAGCTGCTAGTTGAGAATTATGACTTGAATGAGGAAAACATGACAATAAGCAATGCTAATGAGATCTTGCAAAAGGAGATAGAAGATCTCAAAGTCAAAGATGAGAACAAGTCGAAGCAGATAGAGATGTTATACGCTGTGATAGAAGATCGACTTGGGATCAATGTTCGTGCGGCTTTTGATGATATAGAAATCCGAAGAGCTGAGGCTCAGAGGATGGAGAAAGAACAAAAAGATGCTGAAGAAGCCGCTGCGGCCTTAAAAGATAAAGGTAAGGGTGTCGTTGTTGATAATGAAGAAATTCTCGGATCCTCAAGTCAACAAGAGCAACAACAACCAAATGTTGAAGTTAATGTTGCAGAGGTGGAAGTTAATGTAGAAAATGCTCTAGTTCCTGCACTGCTATTCACTCTTGTTGGTGAACCAAAGTTAGTATACTATAGCAGGGAAGATAGTGCGAGAAGAATAGAAGTTGAAAGGCGACGATTGAAAGCTAAGGAAGCTAAGAAAGCTCAAGCTATTGAGGTAGTTGACGAAGAGGAAGATGAtgaggatgaagaggatgatgatttTAAAGATATTGATGACTTTCATGAAAGCGATGATGACAAAGGTGATGATGACGATCAGGGAGGTAATGGTGGTGCTTTGATTGTAAGACCACCTGGTGCTGATAACGTTGATGATTACTTAAACGATGAACATAATGAGGAAAAAGAAGATGCttag